The following are from one region of the Pseudodesulfovibrio piezophilus C1TLV30 genome:
- the tpiA gene encoding triose-phosphate isomerase, whose amino-acid sequence MKKLMAANWKMFKTWDEAQTTAREIVEMAGAVLPEDRELLVLPPFTSLRGVSKQFKSIKGFSTGGQNFYCEEEGAFTGEISPRMLTDAGAAYGLTGHSERRHIMGESDTLIGRKTAYGVQSGLKIILCVGETDDEREKNQIEVVLKRQLDLGLEKISRKISPENISIAYEPVWAIGTGKVAGEAEIVAAHTFIRKTLISIFGNNGNKIRVLYGGSVKSSNCGKIIALDNVDGVLVGGASLHGESFSEIVLAKRCESN is encoded by the coding sequence ATGAAAAAATTGATGGCTGCAAATTGGAAAATGTTTAAGACGTGGGATGAAGCTCAGACTACCGCTCGGGAAATTGTCGAAATGGCCGGGGCTGTACTCCCTGAGGACAGAGAGCTTTTGGTTCTGCCTCCCTTTACTTCGCTACGAGGTGTCTCAAAACAATTTAAGAGTATCAAGGGCTTTTCAACAGGAGGGCAAAACTTTTACTGCGAAGAAGAAGGTGCCTTTACTGGCGAAATTTCTCCAAGAATGCTTACTGATGCTGGAGCGGCTTATGGTTTAACCGGACATTCTGAACGTCGCCATATCATGGGGGAGAGCGATACTCTTATAGGTAGAAAAACTGCGTATGGGGTACAAAGTGGGTTAAAAATAATCTTATGTGTTGGTGAGACTGATGATGAGCGAGAAAAAAATCAAATAGAAGTGGTTTTAAAGCGTCAACTTGATCTTGGGCTAGAAAAAATTTCAAGAAAAATTTCACCTGAAAACATTAGTATTGCCTATGAACCTGTTTGGGCAATTGGCACTGGAAAAGTTGCAGGGGAAGCAGAAATCGTAGCTGCTCATACTTTTATTAGAAAAACTCTGATTTCAATTTTTGGGAATAATGGTAATAAAATTAGGGTTTTGTATGGTGGAAGTGTGAAATCAAGTAATTGTGGTAAGATTATAGCGCTTGACAACGTCGACGGAGTATTGGTAGGAGGCGCGAGCTTGCACGGCGAAAGCTTTTCCGAGATCGTTTTAGCCAAGCGGTGCGAGTCAAATTAA
- the secG gene encoding preprotein translocase subunit SecG, which translates to METLVIVIHILACIFLIGAVMLQSGHEGMGVIFGGGSSTMFGSSGAGGLLVKVTAGLATVFLITSLTYNVLTGNKVSEQDSIMLQGEGVVQPIVPAEQQKPAVSFKDTGNDAKSE; encoded by the coding sequence GTGGAAACTTTAGTGATTGTCATACATATTTTAGCTTGCATCTTTCTGATTGGCGCGGTAATGCTTCAGTCCGGTCACGAGGGAATGGGAGTGATCTTCGGCGGCGGTAGCTCCACCATGTTTGGTAGCTCCGGTGCAGGAGGACTTCTCGTCAAGGTAACAGCAGGTTTGGCTACAGTTTTCCTGATTACCTCTCTGACCTACAACGTCCTTACTGGCAATAAAGTCTCTGAACAGGATTCTATAATGCTCCAGGGTGAGGGTGTCGTCCAACCGATTGTTCCGGCTGAGCAGCAAAAGCCCGCCGTATCTTTCAAGGACACAGGTAACGACGCTAAGAGCGAATAG
- a CDS encoding NUDIX hydrolase encodes MPEKVLLDQYASSHVVEVVDDNNSPFAVLPKDLVHRQLLKHRSVQVLVFNPQKKIYLQKRNKRKRFFPGRWDVSARTHPLVGESSLDAVFRVLETKLHLEVDSPQFTQSLAACPETGFENVTIFSVYKNIQPISPNVEEVSEGYYFSREELTCLIKEFRELLTPNLVTLWETGFLFNH; translated from the coding sequence GTGCCGGAAAAAGTATTACTCGACCAATATGCATCCAGCCACGTTGTTGAAGTCGTTGATGATAACAACTCCCCTTTTGCAGTACTCCCCAAGGATCTTGTTCACAGACAACTTCTCAAGCATCGTTCTGTACAAGTACTTGTTTTTAATCCCCAAAAAAAAATCTACCTACAAAAAAGAAATAAAAGAAAACGTTTTTTTCCAGGCAGATGGGATGTTTCAGCTCGTACACACCCTTTGGTGGGAGAATCTTCTCTTGATGCTGTTTTTCGAGTGCTTGAGACCAAGTTGCACCTTGAGGTGGACTCTCCTCAATTCACACAATCACTTGCAGCATGTCCTGAAACAGGGTTTGAAAATGTTACAATTTTCTCCGTTTACAAGAATATACAACCAATATCTCCCAATGTTGAAGAGGTTTCGGAAGGATATTACTTCTCCAGAGAGGAATTAACCTGTCTGATCAAAGAATTTCGAGAACTCTTAACTCCAAACCTCGTTACATTATGGGAAACAGGTTTTCTCTTCAATCATTAG
- the rimI gene encoding ribosomal protein S18-alanine N-acetyltransferase: MDQTVVRLTAVDLDEVVELESICFAYHWTREQFLLGLDRGIFTILGTWAAGTLVSYIAFSLIEDEMEILNLAVHPAHRKKGLATLLLTEAFKICRKQAIKKSYLDVKRSNFQAIGLYRKFGYRQTGVRLNYYPDTKEDALLFMYDFTSEIL, encoded by the coding sequence ATGGACCAGACTGTAGTCAGGCTCACTGCGGTGGATTTAGATGAGGTGGTTGAGCTTGAAAGCATCTGTTTTGCTTACCATTGGACACGTGAGCAGTTCCTTTTGGGGCTTGACCGAGGTATTTTTACTATCCTTGGAACATGGGCCGCAGGTACTCTGGTCAGTTATATCGCTTTCTCTCTTATTGAAGATGAGATGGAGATTCTTAATCTTGCGGTCCATCCTGCGCACAGGAAAAAAGGGCTTGCAACGCTATTGTTGACTGAAGCTTTTAAAATATGTCGTAAGCAAGCGATCAAGAAAAGTTATTTAGATGTCAAAAGGTCAAATTTTCAAGCAATTGGATTATATCGTAAGTTTGGCTATAGGCAGACTGGGGTCCGCCTAAATTACTATCCGGATACAAAAGAAGATGCTTTGTTGTTCATGTATGACTTTACTTCAGAGATTTTATGA
- a CDS encoding tetratricopeptide repeat protein, producing the protein MNFKITGILLVPLLAWSLTSSVALAKSSDSFEDWLKKYEAWDVLENEYATHTEPLSPVSILQRAKTYLNLKSPEKALDLINTLPTLSDNATEFERLWTGGQANRALGRLPQSVLWYSQAASYVQNKQELIKYFKDAKLATTWGDVWLKLYWAYLSNYTISRSSQEKVLSQIAQIGSDIWGTDFWKLAQSVVSKKIKNSSLLGKTSAKESTVTLTITQEDKLAISQAMALLSLEKVNDSKEKIQTISNSPLRSFWVSFIDYVAQGQVPKGLSTFQDGGFIKASAFWEGNILAPFVHNKNNWFLGNSNSATWTQFRNKVLVMSLEDAQKTIDNELGSMLLSTETRILLRHFKLALLLATGTGPLDPSLLDGVVQNQLPLTLQLADMRLLKKDFTESYPQDSLQNLQTAPLLFALSQAAGELDHSDEEAPFWISSQDEKLEILANKIYPLDRLLTLANWKAQFKKKPTSELAKRGAFLFEKTTFGTQCLLYLTHQSLQAKDLQLAAFYLNKINHTELPTSQRIDWLNAKATLEFDSGRNEAALETFNQMDKLNAPLPAMIRLRVALLYQQQRDFSSAKKQLLVIQTENKDLSTELKAEILFWLGEGEQAVKHTESALKYYLTLAWKYPQENIWALTAMYRASLIYEKRGNYPTAKRLLTTVVKNAGRKSQREAAKARIDAINNKMGPPNKTQDFQFPF; encoded by the coding sequence CTCCAGAGAGCAAAAACATATCTAAACCTCAAATCTCCTGAAAAAGCTTTGGACCTAATTAACACCCTCCCAACTTTAAGTGATAACGCAACTGAATTCGAACGTTTATGGACAGGTGGTCAAGCCAACCGAGCCCTGGGAAGACTTCCACAGTCTGTCCTGTGGTACAGTCAGGCAGCATCATATGTTCAAAACAAACAAGAACTCATCAAGTACTTTAAAGACGCCAAACTAGCGACAACCTGGGGAGATGTCTGGCTAAAGCTTTATTGGGCATACTTGTCAAATTACACTATCTCAAGAAGTTCTCAGGAAAAGGTACTCTCACAAATCGCTCAAATAGGCTCAGACATCTGGGGGACAGACTTTTGGAAATTAGCACAGTCCGTTGTATCAAAAAAAATCAAAAATTCTAGCTTGTTGGGAAAAACGAGTGCAAAAGAGTCAACTGTTACTTTAACAATTACACAAGAAGATAAATTAGCTATTTCACAAGCAATGGCTTTGCTTTCGCTCGAAAAAGTGAATGATTCCAAAGAAAAAATTCAAACAATCTCCAATTCTCCTCTTCGATCTTTTTGGGTTTCATTCATTGATTATGTTGCTCAGGGACAAGTTCCTAAAGGGCTCTCGACTTTTCAAGATGGTGGATTTATTAAGGCCAGCGCTTTTTGGGAAGGGAATATACTTGCTCCTTTTGTTCATAACAAAAACAATTGGTTTTTAGGAAACTCAAACTCAGCGACATGGACGCAGTTTCGAAATAAAGTTCTTGTAATGTCTCTTGAGGATGCCCAAAAAACGATTGATAATGAGCTAGGTTCCATGTTGCTTTCCACGGAAACGAGGATTCTTCTTCGCCATTTCAAGCTCGCACTTCTCTTGGCGACCGGAACCGGTCCATTAGATCCATCGTTGTTGGATGGTGTTGTCCAAAACCAACTTCCACTAACATTACAACTGGCTGACATGCGTTTGTTAAAGAAAGACTTTACTGAATCATATCCCCAAGACAGTCTGCAAAATCTTCAAACCGCTCCCCTGCTCTTTGCACTCAGTCAGGCTGCCGGAGAACTGGATCATTCAGACGAAGAAGCCCCATTTTGGATATCATCCCAGGATGAGAAGCTCGAAATTTTGGCTAATAAGATCTACCCTCTCGACAGGCTTTTGACGTTGGCCAACTGGAAAGCTCAATTCAAAAAAAAGCCAACTTCAGAATTGGCTAAAAGAGGAGCTTTCCTTTTTGAAAAAACAACCTTCGGGACTCAGTGCCTCCTCTACCTCACCCACCAGTCACTTCAAGCTAAAGACCTTCAGTTGGCTGCATTTTATCTCAACAAAATCAACCATACGGAATTGCCAACATCACAACGTATTGACTGGTTAAATGCCAAGGCAACTTTGGAGTTTGATTCTGGAAGAAATGAAGCTGCACTCGAAACATTCAATCAGATGGATAAGCTCAATGCTCCCCTTCCCGCAATGATTCGATTAAGAGTTGCCCTCCTCTATCAGCAACAGCGTGATTTTTCTTCCGCTAAAAAACAATTATTGGTCATCCAGACTGAAAATAAGGATCTGTCAACTGAACTCAAAGCTGAAATCCTTTTTTGGCTTGGTGAAGGAGAACAAGCTGTCAAACATACGGAATCTGCTTTAAAATACTATCTCACACTAGCATGGAAGTATCCTCAAGAAAATATATGGGCTCTTACTGCTATGTATCGAGCTTCTTTGATCTATGAAAAAAGAGGAAACTACCCAACAGCAAAAAGGCTATTGACCACTGTTGTTAAAAATGCAGGTAGAAAATCGCAAAGGGAGGCAGCTAAAGCTCGCATAGATGCTATTAATAATAAGATGGGGCCCCCCAATAAGACTCAGGATTTTCAGTTCCCATTTTAA
- a CDS encoding phosphoglycerate kinase → MKGKTMLFIDQIDIKGKKLLFRVDFNVPQDAGTITDDNRIRAAIPTLKYALDQGAAIILCAHLGKPGGKVVPELSLASVAERTGELLGINVLLSPDTIGDISQKMAAALKPGQALMLENLRFNPEEIGEKAEDRGDFGKVLASMADVYVNDAFGVAHRENASVVDIPRYAKECCAGFLIKRELEYLGDALREPRRPYVCVSGGAKVSTKLGILNNLLGNVDDIIIGGAMANTFLLAQGYAVGKSLVEANLVEDAQALMLKAEKLGTRLHLPIDFKFAYSHEAVESDGICSIESVPEDALVLDIGPQTIINFVALLAQSKTIVWNGPMGLFETPAFAEGSLAICQAIAEVKDAVSIVGGGDTDAVVHLLDLAEKFSFISTGGGSFLQFLEGKELPAFKTLKECVTQ, encoded by the coding sequence ATGAAAGGAAAGACCATGTTATTTATAGATCAGATCGATATTAAAGGGAAAAAACTGCTATTTCGGGTTGATTTTAATGTTCCGCAAGATGCTGGAACTATAACAGATGATAATCGTATTAGAGCTGCCATACCAACATTGAAATATGCCTTGGATCAAGGAGCTGCCATCATTTTATGTGCTCACCTTGGTAAGCCGGGGGGCAAGGTTGTGCCAGAGTTGTCTCTGGCTTCAGTTGCCGAGAGAACTGGCGAACTTTTGGGGATCAATGTTCTTTTATCGCCGGATACGATTGGAGATATTTCACAAAAAATGGCGGCAGCATTAAAACCTGGGCAAGCATTAATGCTGGAAAATTTGCGGTTTAATCCTGAAGAGATCGGGGAAAAGGCAGAAGATCGTGGTGATTTTGGGAAGGTTTTAGCCAGTATGGCAGATGTTTATGTGAATGACGCATTCGGAGTCGCACACAGGGAGAATGCTTCTGTTGTTGATATTCCACGGTATGCGAAAGAATGTTGTGCTGGTTTTCTTATCAAACGAGAACTTGAATACCTGGGAGATGCCTTACGAGAGCCTCGTCGACCGTATGTTTGTGTGTCAGGTGGGGCAAAGGTCTCTACAAAACTTGGAATTTTGAATAATCTTTTAGGCAACGTTGATGATATCATTATTGGTGGAGCCATGGCCAATACTTTTCTTCTGGCGCAGGGATATGCTGTTGGTAAATCTCTTGTCGAAGCAAATTTGGTTGAAGATGCTCAAGCTTTGATGTTGAAAGCCGAAAAACTCGGAACTCGACTCCATTTACCTATTGATTTCAAATTTGCATATTCCCATGAAGCAGTGGAGTCTGATGGAATCTGTTCTATCGAATCAGTTCCTGAAGATGCACTTGTTCTTGATATTGGCCCCCAAACGATTATAAATTTTGTGGCACTTCTTGCTCAATCAAAAACTATTGTCTGGAACGGACCTATGGGGCTTTTTGAAACACCGGCCTTCGCAGAAGGTTCCCTTGCAATTTGTCAAGCTATTGCTGAAGTAAAGGATGCCGTGAGTATTGTCGGGGGAGGGGACACGGATGCTGTCGTGCATCTTCTGGACCTTGCAGAGAAGTTTAGTTTCATTTCCACTGGTGGCGGCTCATTTCTTCAATTCCTCGAGGGAAAAGAATTGCCTGCATTCAAGACTCTAAAGGAGTGTGTAACTCAATGA